The following coding sequences are from one Mesorhizobium onobrychidis window:
- the rplK gene encoding 50S ribosomal protein L11: protein MAKKIAGQLKLQVSAGSATPSPPIGPALGQRGINIMEFCKAFNAQTQEMEKGSPIPVVITYYQDKSFTFVMKTPPVSYFLKKAANLKSGSKEPGKVKAGTIGRDKVRAIAEQKMKDLNATDIEGAMRMVEGSARSMGLEVVG from the coding sequence ATGGCTAAGAAAATTGCAGGCCAGCTCAAGCTCCAGGTTTCCGCGGGCTCGGCGACGCCGTCGCCCCCGATCGGACCGGCGCTTGGTCAGCGCGGCATCAACATCATGGAGTTCTGCAAGGCGTTCAACGCGCAGACCCAGGAAATGGAAAAGGGATCGCCGATTCCGGTCGTCATCACCTACTACCAGGACAAGTCGTTCACCTTCGTCATGAAGACGCCACCGGTGAGCTACTTCCTGAAGAAGGCCGCGAACCTGAAGTCGGGCTCGAAGGAACCGGGGAAGGTCAAGGCCGGCACGATTGGCCGCGACAAGGTGCGCGCCATCGCCGAGCAGAAGATGAAGGATCTGAACGCGACCGATATCGAGGGGGCCATGCGCATGGTCGAGGGCTCCGCCCGCTCGATGGGTCTGGAAGTGGTGGGCTGA
- the nusG gene encoding transcription termination/antitermination protein NusG produces the protein MTARWYIVHAYSNFEKKVAEDIENKAKQKGLSADIEQIVVPTEKVVEIRRGRKVDAERKFFPGYVLLKANLTDAVFSLVKNTPKVTGFLGDSKPVPITEAEAQRILNQVQEGVERPKPSVTFEIGEAIRVSDGPFASFNGFVQEVDEERARLKVEVSIFGRAVPVDLEFGQVEKG, from the coding sequence ATGACTGCGCGGTGGTACATCGTCCACGCCTATTCGAACTTTGAAAAAAAGGTCGCCGAGGACATCGAGAACAAGGCCAAGCAGAAGGGCCTGTCCGCTGACATCGAGCAGATCGTGGTGCCGACCGAGAAGGTCGTCGAGATACGCCGCGGCCGCAAGGTCGATGCCGAGCGCAAGTTCTTCCCGGGCTACGTGCTCCTGAAGGCCAACCTGACCGACGCGGTGTTCTCGCTCGTGAAGAACACGCCGAAGGTCACCGGCTTCCTGGGTGACTCGAAGCCGGTGCCGATCACCGAGGCCGAGGCCCAGCGCATCCTGAACCAGGTGCAGGAAGGCGTCGAGCGGCCGAAGCCGTCGGTCACTTTCGAGATCGGCGAGGCGATCCGCGTCTCGGACGGTCCGTTCGCGTCGTTCAACGGTTTCGTCCAGGAAGTGGACGAGGAGCGGGCGCGGCTCAAGGTGGAAGTTTCGATCTTCGGGCGCGCCGTGCCGGTCGATCTCGAATTCGGACAGGTCGAAAAAGGCTGA
- the secE gene encoding preprotein translocase subunit SecE: MASKTTNPFVFLQQVRAETAKVTWPSRRETMISTVMVLAFAVIAMIFFFTADQLMGLAVEQILGIGR; the protein is encoded by the coding sequence ATGGCTTCGAAAACCACAAATCCTTTCGTCTTTCTCCAGCAGGTTCGCGCGGAGACCGCCAAGGTGACTTGGCCGTCGCGGCGCGAAACGATGATCTCGACGGTGATGGTTCTGGCGTTCGCTGTGATCGCGATGATCTTTTTCTTTACTGCCGATCAGCTCATGGGCCTCGCGGTCGAGCAGATTCTGGGCATTGGACGCTAA
- a CDS encoding metal-dependent hydrolase: MFDQLGSEQGLAMLIAHLPAGYILGTFARNRWPGRSGIMAAAMLGSVFPDIDMLYFHFVDGRQTHHHAYITHWPLFWAATGLVALSVAKWRGQRYLAPVGAFFAAAMMHMILDSVASPIMWLMPFDGHALELVTVPAMYAIGS, encoded by the coding sequence ATGTTCGACCAACTCGGTAGTGAACAAGGTTTGGCGATGCTGATCGCTCATCTTCCGGCTGGCTACATACTCGGTACTTTCGCGCGAAACCGTTGGCCCGGCAGATCGGGGATCATGGCGGCGGCTATGCTAGGCAGCGTCTTCCCGGATATCGACATGCTCTACTTCCATTTTGTCGATGGCCGCCAGACCCATCACCACGCTTACATCACGCATTGGCCGCTCTTCTGGGCAGCGACCGGCCTTGTGGCATTGTCGGTCGCGAAATGGCGTGGTCAGCGATATCTGGCCCCAGTCGGCGCCTTCTTTGCCGCCGCAATGATGCATATGATCCTGGACAGCGTGGCCTCGCCTATAATGTGGCTAATGCCGTTCGACGGGCATGCGCTCGAACTCGTCACGGTTCCGGCCATGTACGCAATTGGGTCATGA
- a CDS encoding group II truncated hemoglobin, whose protein sequence is MNEDVPTLFEWAGGTEALNRLTQTFYGKVFQDPIVGPVFKNMSPDHPAHVAAFIGEVFGGPKTYSEEHGGHREMVMHHLGKHLSEEQRRRWINLLANAADEVGLPDDPEFRSAFMAYVEWGSRLAKMNSNLGETCDPETEPMPAWGWGVPGGPYKPPSAK, encoded by the coding sequence ATGAACGAGGACGTCCCGACATTGTTCGAATGGGCCGGCGGCACCGAAGCGCTCAACCGCCTGACCCAAACCTTCTACGGCAAGGTGTTTCAGGATCCGATCGTCGGCCCGGTGTTCAAAAACATGTCGCCGGACCATCCTGCCCATGTCGCGGCCTTCATCGGCGAGGTCTTTGGCGGACCGAAGACCTACAGCGAAGAGCATGGCGGCCACCGCGAGATGGTGATGCACCATCTCGGCAAGCATCTGAGCGAGGAACAGCGCCGCCGCTGGATCAATCTGCTTGCCAACGCCGCCGATGAAGTCGGGCTGCCGGACGATCCGGAATTCCGCTCGGCTTTCATGGCCTATGTCGAGTGGGGGTCGCGGCTGGCTAAGATGAACTCCAACCTTGGCGAGACCTGCGACCCGGAGACGGAACCGATGCCGGCCTGGGGCTGGGGCGTGCCCGGCGGACCGTACAAGCCGCCGAGCGCGAAATAG